A genomic region of Candidatus Eremiobacteraceae bacterium contains the following coding sequences:
- a CDS encoding diguanylate cyclase, with product MTPDNGDGGALADVEAGLLKLIHVAARSADENGILRTAAEGVAELLRATCVMIVAPPGGEGLRIVSCAGPRSLPADAIGAEWPELSADPMLRSAIDGASVVVEREPGFGSPDAMLRLLSDWESVRSAAAVPLMAGAETIGALVLYSDDLSAFDIRQTDAMQWFARSVASEVVRRRELSAARAERRRPDSPRISRSLDPREVARSIAQASGEFAGAAFAIAYVLERDTLTAVGGWKEPGELGSASYSMTDPSVNMYPPVWAAREQRVVRDADVVNDPIWLRHGWERQALAHGFSEIVAIPLVAGATTVGAVAMFFGIPPEAEADDDVLLRLGFQGAEALMAARRYGRTSLAAGLLERLLGVTSDAVVESDERGIIRRWNEGAERMFGVSAGAAIGTPFVDSTIVPDDRREDVREMLSRLSRGESTRSAEVKGRNRDGQPIELLFTPIPSGDSRGDGFGLVAFGRDAPASRVTVDHLRRQNHALGVMRDVARTFAREVGLAAIVHKGLDKVLEVLGFEAGRVYLFAPEERQLMPLASRGFVDASAAPISVPASPTGEEGAAAFSVIYKQTVVLGQKDVRRIESPTFEQHDVDELSVALSKPLLVGDTVVGAIQVVGFGGRVADFEEQSMFHAVADELGFAIHNAQLLEEASRLAITDPLTGLYNYRFTQDFLKKRLHEARRRKRPFSIIMADVDRLQSVNERLGRSIGDEVLRQVANSLSASVRGSDVVARYGGDEFIVVLPETQLGEALMLADRLAVAIADADWPEQLGEEAVTVSMGCASFPEAGSQVNMLLRAADAALFQAKRSGTSGIHPRFD from the coding sequence GTGACTCCCGACAATGGCGACGGCGGAGCGTTAGCAGACGTCGAGGCCGGGCTTTTGAAGCTCATTCACGTCGCCGCGCGCTCGGCTGACGAGAATGGGATACTGCGCACGGCTGCCGAGGGAGTGGCGGAGCTGCTGCGTGCCACATGTGTCATGATCGTCGCGCCGCCCGGCGGTGAAGGCCTTCGCATCGTCTCTTGCGCCGGACCACGCTCGTTGCCGGCTGACGCGATCGGCGCGGAGTGGCCGGAACTATCCGCTGACCCGATGCTGCGCAGCGCGATCGACGGCGCTTCAGTCGTCGTCGAGCGCGAACCCGGCTTCGGCAGTCCGGATGCGATGCTCCGCCTGCTCAGTGATTGGGAGTCGGTCCGCAGCGCAGCCGCCGTGCCCCTCATGGCCGGAGCGGAGACGATCGGCGCGCTCGTCTTGTACAGCGACGATCTTTCGGCGTTTGATATCCGGCAGACGGACGCCATGCAGTGGTTCGCGCGATCGGTGGCCTCCGAGGTGGTACGCCGGAGAGAACTGTCCGCCGCCCGCGCCGAACGCCGGCGCCCGGACTCACCGCGGATCTCTCGGAGCCTCGATCCGCGAGAAGTCGCGCGCAGTATCGCGCAGGCGAGCGGCGAGTTTGCCGGAGCGGCCTTTGCGATAGCATACGTGCTCGAGCGAGACACGCTCACCGCCGTCGGCGGCTGGAAGGAACCGGGAGAACTAGGTTCCGCGAGCTATAGCATGACGGATCCGTCCGTGAATATGTATCCGCCGGTATGGGCTGCGCGCGAACAGCGCGTGGTGCGCGATGCCGACGTCGTGAACGACCCCATCTGGCTGCGCCACGGCTGGGAACGCCAGGCCCTCGCGCATGGCTTTTCCGAAATTGTCGCGATTCCGCTCGTCGCCGGTGCGACCACTGTCGGCGCGGTCGCGATGTTCTTCGGAATACCGCCGGAGGCGGAAGCGGACGATGACGTCCTGTTGCGGCTCGGTTTTCAAGGTGCCGAGGCGCTTATGGCAGCGCGCCGCTACGGGCGCACGTCGCTCGCGGCCGGCTTGCTGGAACGTCTGCTCGGCGTCACCTCGGACGCAGTCGTCGAATCGGACGAACGCGGCATAATCAGGCGTTGGAACGAAGGCGCCGAGCGGATGTTCGGCGTGAGCGCCGGTGCAGCGATCGGCACGCCGTTCGTCGACTCGACGATCGTGCCCGACGACCGGCGCGAAGATGTCCGCGAGATGCTGTCGCGATTGTCGCGCGGCGAGAGCACGCGATCGGCGGAGGTCAAGGGGCGCAATCGCGATGGTCAGCCGATCGAACTCCTATTCACGCCCATTCCATCCGGCGATTCCCGCGGCGACGGATTCGGGCTGGTCGCATTCGGCCGCGACGCGCCCGCGTCGCGCGTCACCGTCGATCATCTTCGACGGCAGAACCACGCGCTCGGCGTCATGCGCGACGTCGCGCGCACGTTTGCGCGCGAGGTCGGACTCGCGGCGATCGTCCACAAGGGTCTCGACAAAGTGCTGGAAGTGCTGGGATTCGAAGCCGGCCGGGTCTACCTTTTCGCGCCCGAAGAGCGGCAGCTCATGCCGCTCGCCTCGCGCGGTTTTGTGGACGCGTCCGCGGCGCCGATCAGCGTACCGGCTTCGCCCACGGGTGAAGAAGGGGCAGCTGCGTTCAGCGTGATCTATAAACAGACGGTTGTGCTCGGACAGAAAGACGTGCGGCGGATAGAATCGCCGACCTTCGAGCAGCACGATGTGGATGAGCTCTCCGTCGCCCTCTCCAAACCGTTGCTCGTCGGCGACACCGTCGTCGGAGCCATCCAAGTGGTGGGCTTCGGCGGACGCGTCGCGGACTTCGAGGAACAGAGCATGTTCCACGCCGTGGCGGATGAGCTCGGCTTTGCGATTCACAACGCGCAGCTTCTCGAAGAAGCGTCGCGGCTCGCCATAACAGATCCGCTGACGGGTCTGTACAACTACCGCTTCACCCAAGACTTCCTGAAAAAGCGGCTGCACGAAGCGCGCCGCCGCAAACGTCCGTTCTCGATCATCATGGCGGACGTGGACCGGCTGCAGTCGGTCAACGAACGGCTCGGCCGTAGCATCGGCGACGAAGTGCTGCGCCAAGTCGCGAACAGTCTCTCGGCAAGCGTGCGCGGTTCGGATGTAGTCGCCCGATACGGCGGCGACGAGTTCATCGTCGTGCTCCCGGAGACGCAGCTCGGCGAAGCGCTCATGCTCGCCGATCGGCTTGCGGTAGCCATCGCCGATGCCGACTGGCCCGAGCAACTCGGGGAAGAGGCGGTCACTGTTTCGATGGGATGCGCATCGTTTCCGGAAGCGGGTTCGCAGGTCAACATGCTGCTGCGCGCCGCCGACGCCGCGCTCTTCCAGGCGAAGCGCAGCGGAACGAGCGGCATTCATCCCCGCTTCGACTAG
- a CDS encoding aminopeptidase P N-terminal domain-containing protein, with protein MTEFEKRRQAFTQSMGDGVAVFFGAPAAYRTNDLNWEYRQDSDLYYLSGFEEPESVLVIAPGHATEKSVLFVRPRDRAKETWNGYRCGPERAAATYHVDASYPIEELAKRLPEYLETSDTLYYAFGANDQANALITDELKRMSTARRRGDKGGMTVKNPAMILHEMRTIKTPYDIEGMERAVRISGEGHIAAMRYARSGMHEYEIEAIIEFIFLSRGAQFPSYPSIVASGANATVLHYTTNRDRVPDNALVLVDAGAEVDYYNGDITRTWPMSGRFSPEQRAIYDIVLAANEKAIGMCRPGVRYNTDVHDETVKILVSGMIDLGILKGSLDENLTNENYKQFYMHRTGHYLGLDTHDVGFYKVEGQWRELVPGMVVTIEPGLYFASDADVDPRFRGIGVRIEDDILIRKDGCKNLSEEVPKSVAEIEAVIAEGRATREPLFA; from the coding sequence ATGACTGAATTTGAAAAGCGGCGACAGGCCTTCACCCAATCCATGGGCGACGGGGTCGCCGTGTTTTTCGGCGCGCCGGCCGCATATCGGACTAACGACTTGAACTGGGAGTACCGCCAGGATAGCGACTTGTACTATCTCTCCGGATTCGAAGAGCCGGAAAGCGTGCTTGTCATCGCTCCCGGACACGCCACCGAGAAGAGCGTGCTGTTCGTCCGGCCGCGCGATCGCGCCAAAGAGACCTGGAACGGCTACCGCTGCGGCCCGGAACGCGCCGCGGCAACGTACCACGTCGATGCGTCCTATCCCATCGAAGAATTGGCGAAGCGGCTTCCCGAATATCTCGAGACCTCCGATACGCTCTACTACGCATTCGGCGCCAACGATCAGGCGAACGCGCTGATCACGGACGAGCTCAAACGCATGTCCACGGCGCGCCGGCGCGGCGACAAGGGCGGGATGACGGTCAAGAATCCCGCGATGATCCTGCACGAGATGCGCACGATCAAGACTCCGTACGACATCGAGGGCATGGAACGCGCGGTGCGTATCTCGGGCGAGGGGCACATCGCCGCCATGCGTTATGCGCGCTCGGGCATGCACGAATATGAGATCGAAGCGATCATCGAGTTCATCTTCCTCAGCCGCGGCGCTCAGTTTCCGTCCTATCCTTCCATCGTCGCGAGCGGCGCAAACGCGACCGTTTTGCACTACACGACCAATCGCGACCGCGTTCCCGACAATGCGCTGGTGCTCGTCGATGCCGGCGCGGAAGTGGACTACTACAACGGCGACATCACGCGCACGTGGCCCATGTCGGGCCGCTTCTCTCCGGAGCAGCGCGCCATCTACGACATCGTGCTCGCGGCCAACGAGAAGGCGATCGGCATGTGCCGGCCCGGCGTGCGCTACAACACCGATGTGCACGATGAGACCGTCAAGATTCTCGTTTCCGGCATGATCGATCTCGGTATCCTAAAGGGTTCGCTCGACGAGAATCTCACCAACGAGAACTACAAGCAGTTCTACATGCACCGGACCGGACACTATTTGGGCCTCGACACGCACGACGTCGGCTTCTACAAAGTTGAGGGTCAATGGCGCGAGCTCGTTCCGGGGATGGTGGTGACGATCGAACCCGGCCTCTATTTCGCGAGCGACGCCGATGTCGATCCGCGCTTCCGGGGAATCGGGGTCCGCATCGAGGACGACATCTTGATCCGCAAGGACGGCTGCAAGAACCTCTCCGAGGAAGTGCCGAAATCCGTGGCCGAGATCGAAGCGGTCATCGCCGAGGGCAGAGCGACGCGCGAACCGCTGTTCGCGTGA
- a CDS encoding amidohydrolase: MNDAVPADILSDVVRWRRAIHRHPELGFEEERTAALIESELARAGVDAVRVAKTGIIATLRGGKPGKTVALRADMDALPIHERSGESFESEVPGKMHACGHDGHSAMLLGAAVALARERASLSGTIKFFFQPAEEGPGGALPLIEAGAMRGVDAVVMIHVWPTLPAGTVGIRRGPAMASCDDFDIEIRGRGGHGGYPHSAVDTIPIAAELVGALQRIASREIDPLESIVVAIGRIDGGYRRNVIADTTRIAGTVRCLDERVRATISERIERITRGVCEAHRAAGLVTFVRGYPSVHNDPAIAERIAVIARSTDGIPAVVDLDRPTMGAEDFSYYTHEAPGCMIRLGSSAPGKADPPMLHSAEFRLDESALPVGVRLFRALAHRLPAEL; encoded by the coding sequence GTGAACGACGCCGTGCCGGCGGACATCCTCAGCGATGTCGTGCGCTGGCGCCGTGCTATCCACCGGCACCCCGAGCTTGGATTCGAAGAGGAGCGCACGGCCGCGCTGATCGAGTCGGAGTTGGCGCGCGCCGGCGTTGATGCCGTGCGGGTCGCCAAGACGGGAATCATCGCGACGCTGCGTGGTGGGAAACCTGGCAAGACGGTGGCCCTGCGCGCCGACATGGACGCGCTGCCGATCCACGAGCGCAGCGGCGAATCGTTCGAGTCCGAAGTGCCGGGCAAGATGCACGCGTGCGGCCACGATGGTCATTCGGCGATGCTGCTCGGCGCAGCGGTGGCGCTTGCGCGCGAGCGCGCGTCGTTGAGTGGGACTATCAAATTCTTCTTTCAGCCGGCCGAGGAAGGTCCGGGAGGCGCGCTGCCGCTGATCGAGGCCGGCGCGATGCGCGGCGTCGACGCTGTGGTCATGATCCACGTATGGCCGACGCTTCCGGCCGGGACTGTCGGGATTCGTCGAGGCCCCGCGATGGCGTCGTGTGACGATTTCGACATCGAGATCCGCGGGCGCGGCGGTCATGGCGGTTATCCGCATAGCGCGGTCGACACGATACCGATCGCTGCGGAACTCGTCGGCGCGCTTCAGCGCATTGCGAGCCGTGAGATCGATCCGCTGGAATCGATCGTCGTGGCCATCGGCAGAATAGACGGCGGCTATCGCCGCAACGTCATCGCGGACACGACGCGCATCGCCGGTACCGTGCGCTGTTTGGACGAGCGCGTACGCGCCACGATTTCGGAGCGGATCGAACGCATCACGCGCGGCGTCTGCGAAGCGCACCGCGCCGCAGGCTTGGTCACGTTCGTGCGCGGTTATCCGTCCGTGCACAATGACCCGGCGATCGCGGAACGGATCGCAGTGATCGCGCGCTCCACGGATGGCATTCCGGCTGTCGTCGATCTCGACCGGCCGACGATGGGCGCAGAAGACTTCTCATATTATACGCACGAAGCTCCCGGATGCATGATCCGGCTTGGATCCAGCGCGCCCGGCAAAGCCGACCCGCCCATGCTGCATTCCGCCGAATTCCGACTGGACGAGAGCGCGCTGCCCGTAGGGGTACGGCTGTTCCGTGCCCTGGCCCACAGGCTGCCCGCCGAACTCTAA
- a CDS encoding TonB family protein, translating to MSNINPQQPLRRTLKPRDGGGPGAPLALVATVAGVLVVGGGIAYAVTVGHHGSAAPAPQASAIAYQPLPAQLSDVTAVTHAAKPKKPAKHGATPTATATPGATPTPAATPTTAATTNPLTQKVAVKHAVHHVKSVSSSSLAFEPNAATQSSSITPVSNTVPATLPPSTSSAPAPTPTPDATPIYEPAVVVEARFISQIQPIYPEIAKQQGIQGTAIILATVGPHGNVIDETVGQSTGNRLLDAAALDAARASKFEAPEVDGHPATETYRIVYTFALNN from the coding sequence GTGAGCAACATCAATCCTCAGCAACCACTGCGAAGAACGCTCAAACCGCGTGATGGCGGCGGTCCCGGCGCGCCGCTGGCACTCGTCGCCACCGTCGCCGGCGTACTCGTCGTCGGCGGCGGCATCGCGTATGCCGTGACCGTCGGTCATCACGGATCGGCCGCGCCTGCACCGCAAGCATCAGCTATCGCCTACCAGCCGCTGCCCGCTCAATTGAGCGATGTGACTGCTGTCACACACGCCGCGAAGCCGAAGAAACCGGCAAAGCATGGCGCGACACCCACGGCCACGGCAACGCCCGGTGCGACGCCGACTCCGGCGGCAACGCCGACGACTGCAGCCACCACGAACCCGCTCACGCAGAAGGTTGCCGTGAAGCACGCAGTCCACCACGTGAAGTCTGTGTCGTCAAGCTCGCTCGCATTCGAACCGAACGCGGCGACGCAGTCAAGTTCGATAACACCGGTCTCGAATACGGTACCCGCGACGCTCCCGCCGTCGACATCATCCGCACCGGCGCCCACGCCGACGCCCGACGCGACGCCGATCTACGAACCTGCGGTCGTTGTCGAAGCGCGTTTCATCAGCCAGATTCAACCGATCTATCCAGAGATCGCCAAGCAACAAGGCATCCAGGGAACGGCGATCATACTCGCGACCGTCGGCCCGCATGGCAATGTCATCGATGAGACGGTCGGACAGTCCACCGGGAACAGACTGCTCGATGCGGCCGCGCTCGACGCCGCCCGCGCCAGCAAGTTCGAAGCGCCTGAAGTGGACGGTCATCCTGCGACCGAGACGTATCGGATCGTCTACACGTTCGCGCTGAACAACTAG